A genomic stretch from Syntrophales bacterium includes:
- a CDS encoding AAA family ATPase, with amino-acid sequence MDYFRILHLKREPFSNSPEPDFFFESDQHLGCLQRLELSIRLRRGLNVVIGDVGTGKTTLCRRMIQRLGSSEEDRDRITTHLVLDPAFGTAVECLSTISASFGLEIPDGPVTEWQLRENIKNYLYRQGVDQEKITVLIIDEGQKLSSTSIEILREFLNYETNEFKLLQTVIFAQREFEEILKNHPNFTDRINLLYRLQPLGFRQTQAMVAFRIARAGGEEGAPKLFSRPALWAVHFATGGFPRKIITLCHEVLLALIIQNREKANWPLVWACARRLAMYDRFRGKPLKAALAVLVLLVLGGLLIQAPDLVGTFGAAKKQAAVRLPEVSQPAQAVVAVHPPAPAQKVGPAEPAVPSPAPAVKKKLPETLGRIAISQGGTVWWILSDVYGQWNLSLYHAFQKANPDIENLNKVPAGKVLLFPAVQAANPTTARGVWVQVASASTLEQAYGIMRERQRQVPSLRMIAHWNSREGTVFSIVLGERFIDEAAAIAQIRKLPTPLRSHAKVLSGKWESDTVFFSQL; translated from the coding sequence ATGGACTACTTCAGGATCCTGCATCTCAAGAGAGAGCCCTTCTCCAATTCGCCGGAGCCGGATTTTTTTTTCGAGTCCGACCAGCACCTGGGGTGCCTCCAGCGGCTGGAGCTGTCCATCCGCCTGCGCCGCGGCCTGAACGTAGTCATCGGGGATGTCGGGACGGGGAAGACCACCCTCTGCCGGCGCATGATCCAGAGGCTGGGATCGTCCGAGGAAGACAGGGACAGGATCACCACGCATCTTGTGCTCGATCCCGCGTTCGGAACCGCCGTCGAGTGCCTGTCCACGATCTCCGCGTCGTTCGGGCTTGAAATTCCCGACGGGCCGGTCACGGAATGGCAGCTCCGGGAAAACATCAAGAATTACCTGTACCGGCAGGGAGTGGACCAAGAGAAAATCACCGTCCTGATCATCGACGAGGGACAGAAGCTGTCGTCCACCTCCATCGAGATTCTCCGGGAGTTTCTCAACTACGAGACCAACGAGTTCAAGCTCCTGCAGACCGTCATCTTCGCCCAGCGGGAGTTTGAAGAGATCCTGAAGAATCATCCCAACTTCACGGACCGCATCAACCTGCTCTACCGCCTGCAGCCCCTCGGGTTCCGCCAGACCCAGGCCATGGTCGCCTTCCGGATCGCCAGAGCCGGCGGCGAGGAGGGGGCGCCAAAGCTCTTCAGCAGGCCGGCCCTCTGGGCCGTGCATTTTGCCACGGGAGGGTTTCCCCGGAAGATCATTACGCTCTGCCACGAGGTTCTCCTGGCGCTCATTATCCAGAACCGGGAGAAGGCGAACTGGCCCCTCGTCTGGGCCTGTGCCCGGCGGCTGGCCATGTATGACCGGTTCCGGGGGAAGCCGCTGAAGGCGGCCTTGGCTGTCTTAGTGCTGCTGGTTCTGGGCGGCCTCCTGATTCAGGCTCCCGACCTCGTCGGAACGTTCGGCGCCGCAAAGAAGCAGGCTGCCGTCCGCCTGCCGGAGGTGTCGCAGCCGGCGCAAGCCGTGGTGGCCGTCCATCCGCCCGCCCCGGCACAAAAGGTGGGGCCCGCCGAACCGGCCGTTCCTTCCCCCGCTCCCGCTGTAAAGAAGAAATTGCCGGAGACCCTCGGCCGGATCGCCATCAGCCAGGGCGGGACGGTCTGGTGGATCCTGAGCGATGTCTACGGCCAGTGGAATCTCAGCCTCTATCATGCTTTTCAGAAGGCAAACCCGGATATCGAGAATCTGAACAAGGTACCCGCCGGGAAAGTCCTTCTCTTCCCGGCCGTGCAGGCGGCGAACCCGACCACGGCCAGGGGCGTCTGGGTCCAGGTTGCAAGCGCCTCGACCCTGGAGCAGGCCTACGGGATCATGCGGGAACGCCAGAGACAGGTTCCCAGCCTGAGGATGATCGCCCACTGGAACAGCCGCGAGGGAACCGTCTTCTCGATCGTTCTGGGAGAGCGGTTCATCGACGAGGCGGCGGCGATCGCACAGATCCGGAAACTCCCCACCCCGCTCCGGTCACATGCCAAGGTGTTGAGCGGGAAGTGGGAATCCGATACGGTATTTTTCTCTCAGCTATAA
- a CDS encoding type II secretion system F family protein, giving the protein MPKFAYQAINENGATVSGVIEAESPESANNMLVAGGYIPARISKADTFSEEGFLARLKSQFGSVSAPELILFTKQFRTMLLAGIPIIRLLQVLEAQTQNPNLKKAIAQMAMDIKQGSTLVDALEKQPKIFSPLYRSMINAGEVSGTVPDVLERLSYILEHEFKVKSDVKAALQYPVIVLIALSVAFVVLLTFVIPKFVGIFAKAGVALPFPTKVAMMLYQFLHNYWYIVIVAVIAIIVGLRQYFRTEKGSLARDAFLLRIPLFGPLFNKAAMSRFASIFSILQSSGVQIMTTMKVLIGTIGNTAIAREFENIQDMMQKGQGIAGPLRKAKYFPPMVVDMVAIGEESGNIEEMMKVISVHYDEEVAYQVKRLSDLIGPILVVGLAAVVGFFALAIFLPMWDLTKMVK; this is encoded by the coding sequence ATGCCCAAATTCGCCTACCAGGCGATCAACGAGAACGGGGCCACCGTCTCGGGAGTCATCGAGGCCGAATCCCCGGAGTCGGCCAACAACATGCTGGTTGCTGGGGGATACATCCCAGCCCGAATCAGCAAAGCGGACACGTTCTCCGAGGAAGGGTTCCTGGCCCGCCTGAAGAGCCAATTCGGTTCCGTGTCTGCCCCTGAGTTGATCCTCTTCACCAAGCAGTTCAGAACCATGCTCCTGGCAGGAATCCCCATCATCCGCCTGCTCCAGGTTCTGGAAGCCCAAACCCAGAATCCGAACCTGAAGAAGGCCATCGCCCAGATGGCCATGGACATCAAGCAGGGTTCCACGCTGGTCGATGCTCTGGAGAAACAGCCCAAGATCTTTTCGCCCCTCTACCGGAGCATGATCAACGCCGGCGAGGTCAGCGGGACCGTCCCGGACGTCCTGGAGCGCCTGAGTTACATCCTGGAACACGAATTCAAGGTGAAATCGGACGTCAAGGCTGCGCTGCAGTACCCGGTCATCGTCCTCATCGCGTTGAGCGTAGCCTTCGTTGTCCTTCTCACCTTTGTCATCCCGAAATTCGTCGGCATATTTGCAAAAGCAGGGGTCGCGCTTCCGTTTCCGACGAAAGTCGCCATGATGCTTTACCAGTTCTTGCACAACTACTGGTACATCGTGATTGTTGCCGTGATCGCGATCATCGTCGGGCTTCGCCAGTACTTTAGAACAGAGAAGGGAAGTCTGGCGAGAGATGCATTTCTGCTCAGGATTCCACTCTTTGGTCCTCTTTTCAACAAAGCGGCCATGTCGCGCTTCGCGAGCATCTTCTCCATCCTCCAGTCAAGCGGCGTTCAGATCATGACCACCATGAAGGTCCTCATCGGGACAATCGGAAACACAGCCATCGCCAGGGAATTCGAGAACATTCAGGATATGATGCAAAAGGGTCAGGGAATCGCCGGCCCTCTTCGCAAAGCGAAGTATTTTCCACCAATGGTGGTCGACATGGTGGCCATCGGCGAGGAATCGGGCAACATTGAGGAGATGATGAAAGTCATTTCCGTCCATTATGACGAGGAGGTGGCCTACCAGGTGAAGCGCCTTTCCGATCTCATCGGGCCAATTCTCGTTGTCGGCCTGGCCGCCGTTGTTGGTTTCTTTGCCCTAGCGATCTTCCTCCCCATGTGGGACCTGACGAAGATGGTCAAATAA
- a CDS encoding GspE/PulE family protein — protein MRVKKKLGELLVENNILTAEQLATALAAHKRTGMKLGQYLIRQGIVNESQVIDVLSRQLKIEQYRPDQYPVEPALSSQIPSDFAQKNQVIPLRKRGRLLTVALTDPLDINVLDSLEVMTNSEVEPVICSEREYNQLFNNVYGSQTGLSTVLETIDTESEEIQAEREPDQSDVRVASLQDMAVEAPVIRLVNSIFSQAVREGASDIHISPQQNNVSLRFRIDGKLQEVPSPPKSLSLPISARIKILAGMDITVTRVPQDGRFTLKMENREINVRASAMPTIYGENVVLRLLDMSAGVYTLNRLGMSDDDRLKIESMSRKPYGMILSTGPTGSGKSTSLYAILNDINQPDINIVTLEDPVEYRVNNIRQVQLNRKAGMTFASGLRSILRQDPDVIMVGEIRDSETASIGVQAAQTGHRVLSTVHTNDAAGAITRFIDMGIEPFLVASVLLVSFAQRLVRTVCPYCKEPYQPTQKALAAWGLENIQNANFMRGRGCYQCMNTGYKGRTGVFEVLANDDMVQDMILRKESSQDITRAAMEAGKLRTLKEDAAAKVLAGITTLEEAASSVMV, from the coding sequence ATGAGAGTGAAAAAGAAATTGGGTGAATTGCTGGTTGAGAACAACATCCTCACGGCGGAGCAGCTTGCCACCGCCCTTGCGGCGCACAAGCGGACGGGGATGAAGCTGGGCCAGTACCTGATCCGCCAGGGGATCGTGAACGAGAGCCAGGTGATCGACGTCCTGAGCCGGCAGTTGAAGATCGAGCAGTACCGCCCCGACCAGTATCCCGTCGAGCCGGCCCTCTCCTCCCAGATCCCGTCGGATTTCGCCCAGAAGAACCAGGTCATTCCGCTTCGAAAACGGGGCCGTCTCCTGACGGTCGCCCTGACGGATCCCCTCGACATCAACGTGCTGGACTCCCTGGAAGTCATGACGAACTCGGAAGTGGAGCCCGTCATCTGCTCGGAGCGGGAATACAACCAGCTCTTCAACAATGTGTACGGCTCACAAACCGGCCTCAGCACCGTGCTGGAGACCATCGACACGGAATCGGAGGAGATACAGGCAGAGAGAGAGCCGGACCAGTCGGACGTCAGGGTGGCCTCCCTCCAGGACATGGCCGTGGAGGCCCCGGTCATCCGCCTGGTGAACTCCATTTTCAGCCAGGCTGTCCGTGAGGGAGCCAGCGATATTCACATCAGTCCCCAGCAAAACAATGTCTCTCTCCGCTTCCGCATCGACGGAAAACTGCAGGAGGTCCCCTCACCGCCCAAGTCGCTGTCTCTTCCCATTTCGGCACGAATCAAGATCCTTGCCGGAATGGACATCACCGTGACGCGCGTTCCCCAGGATGGGCGCTTCACGCTGAAGATGGAAAACCGCGAGATCAACGTCCGGGCCTCCGCCATGCCGACGATCTATGGGGAAAACGTGGTGCTCCGCCTCCTGGACATGAGCGCCGGGGTCTACACCCTCAACCGACTGGGCATGAGCGACGACGACCGCCTGAAGATCGAGAGCATGAGCCGCAAGCCCTACGGGATGATCCTCAGCACGGGGCCAACAGGAAGCGGGAAGAGCACCAGCCTCTATGCGATCCTGAATGACATCAATCAGCCCGACATCAACATCGTTACCCTGGAGGACCCCGTCGAATACCGGGTCAACAACATCCGCCAGGTGCAGCTCAACCGCAAGGCCGGCATGACCTTCGCCAGCGGCCTCCGCTCCATCCTGCGGCAGGACCCGGACGTCATCATGGTCGGCGAGATCCGCGACTCCGAGACGGCCTCCATCGGCGTCCAGGCCGCCCAGACGGGGCACCGGGTCCTCAGCACCGTCCACACGAACGACGCCGCCGGGGCCATCACCCGGTTCATCGACATGGGCATCGAGCCGTTCCTCGTGGCCTCGGTGCTCCTGGTGTCCTTCGCCCAGCGCCTCGTCCGGACTGTCTGCCCCTACTGTAAGGAGCCCTATCAGCCCACCCAGAAGGCCCTGGCAGCCTGGGGGCTGGAGAACATCCAGAATGCAAACTTCATGAGAGGCCGCGGCTGCTACCAGTGCATGAACACGGGCTATAAAGGCCGTACCGGCGTCTTCGAGGTCCTGGCGAACGACGACATGGTCCAGGACATGATCCTGAGGAAGGAGTCCAGTCAGGACATCACCCGGGCCGCCATGGAGGCGGGAAAGCTGCGGACCCTGAAGGAAGACGCCGCCGCCAAGGTTCTGGCGGGAATCACGACCCTCGAAGAGGCCGCCTCTTCGGTTATGGTGTAA
- a CDS encoding sigma-54 dependent transcriptional regulator: MEKPDGKARIHVSLYVLIPLIFSGISVIGIIVTYRLMMRGIGGESVTLISIVAWAATIGCLAYFCAFLILWILLKPLEEFVRNTEKLDIIPGPSASTEQEEKSKDEVHRYKQVLSQVTNLLSKVEARERFPGIIGQSAVMREVFGQVLKVAPTDSTVLISGESGTGKELIAASIYEHSARRDKPFVTINCVAIPEGLLESELFGHEKGSFTGAVSQKKGKFELATGGTIFLDEIGDMPLATQAKLLRVLQERMFERVGGTKPIEVDVRFIAATNKDLPEMVRAGTFREDLYYRINVFSIRLPSLRERLEEIPALVDYFLERAGRTIHVSQEAMQKLLGYSWPGNVRELQNAIERAVVIAEGDIEPFHLPVELKGEVMITSRQDGSESLDDRLAEIEKGMIIEAMTRTGGVQVRAAELLGINQRSLWHRVRKYGIDVASMKKQQNL, from the coding sequence ATGGAGAAACCGGACGGAAAAGCGAGGATCCATGTCAGCTTATATGTCCTGATCCCTTTGATATTCAGCGGCATCTCGGTCATCGGCATCATCGTGACCTATCGGTTGATGATGCGAGGAATCGGGGGCGAATCCGTTACGCTCATATCCATTGTTGCATGGGCTGCCACGATTGGTTGCCTTGCTTATTTTTGTGCGTTCCTTATCCTTTGGATACTGCTCAAGCCCTTGGAGGAGTTTGTAAGGAATACGGAAAAGCTCGACATCATTCCAGGCCCGTCGGCAAGCACAGAACAAGAAGAGAAATCGAAAGACGAAGTCCACCGGTACAAACAAGTTCTTTCTCAAGTCACGAACCTGTTGTCCAAGGTCGAGGCGAGGGAGCGTTTTCCCGGCATAATAGGCCAGAGTGCAGTCATGCGTGAAGTATTTGGCCAAGTCCTGAAGGTTGCCCCCACCGACTCCACTGTCCTAATCTCCGGGGAAAGCGGCACGGGAAAGGAACTCATCGCCGCGTCCATCTACGAGCACAGCGCCCGGAGAGACAAGCCCTTTGTCACGATCAACTGTGTGGCCATTCCGGAGGGGCTCCTGGAGAGCGAACTCTTCGGACACGAGAAGGGTTCCTTCACCGGTGCCGTCTCTCAAAAGAAGGGAAAGTTCGAACTGGCCACCGGAGGGACGATCTTTCTGGACGAGATCGGCGACATGCCCTTGGCTACCCAGGCAAAGTTGCTACGGGTCCTCCAGGAGAGGATGTTTGAACGGGTAGGCGGAACGAAGCCAATAGAAGTGGACGTCCGCTTCATCGCCGCCACGAACAAGGACCTTCCGGAGATGGTCCGGGCCGGAACCTTCCGGGAGGATCTCTACTACCGGATCAACGTGTTCTCGATCCGCCTCCCGTCGCTCCGCGAGAGGCTGGAGGAAATTCCCGCCTTGGTTGACTACTTTCTGGAACGGGCGGGTCGAACCATCCACGTTTCCCAGGAGGCAATGCAAAAGCTCCTCGGGTATTCATGGCCGGGCAATGTCCGGGAGTTGCAGAATGCAATTGAGCGGGCGGTGGTCATTGCCGAGGGGGACATTGAGCCATTTCACCTTCCCGTGGAATTGAAGGGGGAGGTAATGATCACTTCACGTCAAGACGGAAGTGAATCCCTCGATGACCGGTTGGCAGAGATCGAGAAGGGAATGATCATCGAGGCCATGACCCGGACGGGAGGTGTTCAGGTGCGGGCGGCAGAACTCTTGGGCATCAACCAGCGCAGCCTGTGGCACCGTGTCAGGAAATACGGAATCGACGTAGCCTCCATGAAGAAACAACAAAATTTGTAG
- a CDS encoding TlpA disulfide reductase family protein — protein MQNPLILLLLAGILLLASCDAPPPPVRTGPGPGPAAGQAPDFTLQDVNGQKFRLRDQQGKTTLIVFSTTWCSTCRSEIPYYKELYARFQPKGLVMVGIDILESKSKVSRFASQYQLPYRMLLDETGQVSEAFGVRGVPSLAIVSPDGGLACMPCRNPEETLASLLGK, from the coding sequence TTGCAGAACCCGCTTATTCTGCTTCTGTTGGCGGGCATTCTTCTCCTGGCCTCCTGCGACGCCCCGCCTCCGCCGGTCCGGACCGGCCCCGGCCCCGGTCCCGCGGCGGGCCAGGCCCCGGATTTCACGCTCCAGGACGTCAATGGACAGAAATTCCGACTCCGCGACCAGCAGGGGAAAACGACCCTGATCGTCTTTTCCACGACCTGGTGCTCCACCTGCCGCTCCGAAATTCCTTACTACAAGGAGCTTTACGCCCGCTTCCAGCCGAAGGGACTGGTCATGGTCGGCATCGACATCCTCGAGTCGAAGAGCAAGGTGTCCCGCTTCGCCTCACAGTACCAGCTCCCCTACAGGATGCTCCTGGACGAGACCGGGCAGGTATCGGAGGCGTTCGGTGTCCGGGGCGTTCCCTCCCTCGCCATCGTCAGTCCGGACGGGGGACTCGCCTGCATGCCCTGCCGGAACCCCGAGGAAACCCTGGCCTCCCTGTTGGGGAAATGA
- the pilQ gene encoding type IV pilus secretin PilQ — MRSSLFGFAFILLAAFALSACSKDIQVKQDPFFDKWRTLSDQSTGNSPTQRAREFDLNALVAKEEARLADERVRSTAGRHLPTMKVNLKMRQAEIKAVIRSLAKAANKNILVKNDIKGDITVDFQNTPWDRAFESIINTHGLSYVWEGDVIRVMTEADKEQDLKRKTQESDIRRVEPLLNVVVPVDYASPKDLKDNLETFLTREKDGKTFRGSVKVDSHTNSLIIQAIRDDLTKMIPIIKRLDKPTPQILIKAHIVEATKDAARRLGVQWGGGYTGGLGSRSMWVTPGGTNTTGTAPFNPIDGGYNPLGVGGPGGDVGSYGLSGQGLGLNFPGSALANASGYGALGLLYGTIGGNILELQLNALQTDGKVNILSSPSITTLDNQKAYTESGERVPYETTTTSGGSTTTNINWEDAVLRLEITPHVIDDVHLKMSINVKKNEVDLTRTTKSGYPFIIKKQTETNLIVRNEETIVISGLSKQRITHSDEGLPWVKDVPVLGWLFKGDNKTNAMEELLVFITPRILPQYQAADAKGSVKVDVKDATPVGK, encoded by the coding sequence ATGAGAAGCTCCTTGTTCGGGTTCGCCTTCATCCTGCTTGCCGCTTTTGCCTTGTCGGCCTGCTCGAAAGATATTCAAGTCAAGCAGGATCCCTTCTTCGACAAGTGGCGGACCCTGTCGGACCAGTCGACGGGGAACTCGCCGACGCAGAGGGCACGCGAGTTCGATCTCAACGCCCTGGTGGCGAAGGAGGAGGCACGTCTCGCGGACGAGCGGGTGCGCTCGACGGCGGGACGCCATCTCCCGACGATGAAGGTCAACCTGAAGATGCGCCAGGCGGAGATCAAGGCGGTCATCCGGTCGCTGGCCAAGGCGGCCAACAAGAACATCCTTGTCAAGAACGACATCAAGGGCGACATCACCGTCGACTTCCAGAACACCCCCTGGGACCGGGCCTTCGAGAGCATCATCAACACACATGGATTGAGCTATGTCTGGGAAGGGGACGTCATCCGGGTCATGACGGAGGCGGACAAGGAGCAGGACCTGAAGCGCAAGACCCAGGAGAGCGACATCCGGCGGGTCGAGCCGCTCCTCAACGTCGTCGTGCCGGTTGATTATGCGTCGCCGAAGGACCTGAAGGACAACCTCGAGACCTTCCTGACCAGGGAAAAGGACGGCAAGACGTTCCGCGGCTCCGTGAAGGTGGACAGCCACACGAATTCCCTCATCATCCAGGCCATCCGGGACGACCTGACCAAGATGATCCCCATCATCAAGCGGCTCGACAAGCCGACCCCGCAGATCCTGATCAAGGCCCACATCGTGGAGGCCACCAAGGACGCGGCCCGGAGGCTGGGCGTGCAGTGGGGCGGCGGATACACGGGCGGACTGGGAAGCAGGAGCATGTGGGTGACGCCCGGCGGAACAAACACAACGGGCACGGCGCCTTTTAACCCAATCGATGGAGGGTACAATCCCCTCGGAGTCGGCGGTCCTGGCGGCGACGTCGGCAGTTACGGGCTTTCCGGGCAGGGACTCGGCCTCAACTTCCCCGGCTCGGCACTCGCCAACGCTTCCGGCTACGGCGCCCTGGGGTTGCTTTATGGTACCATCGGCGGCAACATCCTGGAGCTTCAGCTCAACGCTCTCCAGACGGACGGCAAGGTCAACATCCTCTCGAGCCCGTCCATCACCACCCTGGACAACCAGAAGGCATACACAGAGAGCGGCGAGCGAGTCCCCTACGAGACGACAACCACCAGCGGCGGCAGCACGACCACCAACATCAACTGGGAGGACGCAGTGCTCCGGCTGGAGATCACCCCCCACGTCATCGATGACGTCCACCTGAAGATGTCCATCAACGTGAAGAAGAACGAGGTGGACCTCACCCGGACCACGAAATCGGGCTACCCCTTTATCATCAAGAAGCAGACCGAGACGAACCTGATCGTCCGCAACGAGGAGACCATCGTCATCTCGGGGCTGAGCAAGCAGCGGATCACCCATTCGGACGAGGGGCTTCCCTGGGTGAAGGACGTTCCGGTCCTAGGATGGCTCTTCAAGGGAGATAACAAGACCAATGCCATGGAAGAGCTGCTCGTCTTCATCACGCCGAGGATCCTGCCGCAGTACCAGGCGGCCGACGCAAAGGGATCCGTCAAGGTGGACGTCAAGGATGCAACCCCGGTCGGCAAGTAA
- a CDS encoding type II secretion system protein, whose product MLKKRNQKGFTLIEIIAVLVILGILAAVAIPKFFDMQDEAKLKNAQAAVASAQSAISMAYANYLLNSSAPNSASPSAACQSVQLDAPSSVPYNVSCTGGNWDISSSNITANYDTKSATGTWTKP is encoded by the coding sequence ATGCTGAAAAAGAGAAATCAGAAAGGTTTCACCCTGATCGAGATCATCGCTGTCTTGGTGATCCTCGGAATCTTGGCGGCGGTGGCGATTCCCAAGTTCTTCGACATGCAGGATGAGGCGAAGTTGAAAAACGCCCAAGCGGCTGTCGCTAGCGCACAGTCGGCAATATCGATGGCTTATGCCAATTACCTGCTGAATTCAAGTGCACCGAATTCAGCAAGTCCGTCTGCTGCATGCCAGTCAGTGCAATTGGATGCTCCATCAAGCGTACCTTATAACGTATCATGTACAGGTGGAAATTGGGATATAAGTTCCAGCAACATTACCGCTAATTATGATACTAAAAGTGCAACTGGAACATGGACGAAGCCGTAG
- a CDS encoding cytochrome c biogenesis protein CcdA, which translates to MEQILSDWLSASLQGSYLVPLLAAYLGGILVSFTPCVYPVIPITVAYIGNQGAGSRRRALLLSLVYVAGMSLTYSGFGAMAALSGRLFGQFQSSPWISFAVGNLCLLMGLSMLDVFSLSVPVPGWVGKLQAGGRIRGMAGGLLMGVTAGFIVGPCTAPILAVLLGYVATQQNVPFAMALLFVFSFGMGTLLILLGTFSALLAGLPKSGLWMERIRKILGWILIGSGEYFLIQAGMFWG; encoded by the coding sequence ATGGAACAAATCCTGTCCGACTGGCTGTCGGCCTCCCTGCAGGGTTCCTACCTGGTACCGCTCCTCGCCGCATACCTGGGCGGGATCCTGGTCAGCTTCACACCCTGTGTTTATCCTGTTATCCCGATCACCGTCGCCTACATCGGGAACCAGGGAGCGGGATCGCGACGTCGGGCCCTGCTTCTGTCCCTTGTCTATGTGGCGGGCATGTCCTTGACATACAGCGGGTTTGGCGCTATGGCGGCCCTGTCGGGCCGTCTGTTCGGACAGTTTCAGTCTAGTCCCTGGATTTCCTTTGCCGTCGGGAATCTCTGCCTGCTGATGGGGCTTTCCATGCTGGACGTATTCTCCCTGTCCGTCCCGGTGCCTGGGTGGGTCGGGAAACTGCAGGCCGGCGGACGGATCCGGGGTATGGCCGGCGGCCTCCTGATGGGCGTGACGGCCGGCTTCATCGTCGGCCCCTGCACGGCGCCGATTCTGGCCGTCCTGCTCGGTTACGTCGCGACGCAGCAGAATGTCCCCTTCGCCATGGCCCTGCTTTTCGTTTTCTCCTTCGGCATGGGCACGCTGCTGATTCTGCTGGGGACGTTCTCGGCCCTGCTGGCGGGCCTGCCGAAGTCTGGCCTGTGGATGGAGCGGATCCGCAAAATCCTCGGCTGGATCCTCATCGGGAGCGGGGAGTATTTCCTGATCCAGGCCGGTATGTTCTGGGGGTGA